Genomic segment of Candidatus Flexicrinis affinis:
GAGGCGGTTGCGGAAACCCAGCAACCACAGCAAGTGCAGCATCAGCCACGTCAGCCATGCGATGTAGCCCGTGAGTTGAACGCGATTGAACGGCCACGCGACGGCCCGGCTGCGCCCGATTGTCGCCATCATGCCTTTGTCGAAGTAGACGAACGACTTGGCTTCGCGTCCTTCTAGCGCCGCGACGATGTTGGCCGCGGCGATCTTCGCCATCTGGATCGCAACCGGAATTACCTGCGGGTGCGGCTGGCCGGTCGCGGGATCGACAAGATACGCCATATCTCCGATGACGTATACCCCTTCGAGTCCGACAGCCGTCAAGTCTCCGTTGACCGGAATCCGCCCGCCCCGCTCGAGTGAGACGCCGAGGCTGCGCGCAAGCGGCGATCCCTCGATACCAGCCGCCCAGACCAGCGTGTGGGTTTCGATGGTCGTGCCGTCAGACAGGGACACCGCACCGGGTCTCGCGTGCATGACCTTCACGCCGAGCCGCACGTCGACACCGAGCGACTCGAGCTGGCGGACAGCCGCCGCGCGGAGTCGTTCGGGATAAGGAGCCAATAGCCTGTCGGTCGCCTCGATCAAGACAACCTTTGGTTCTAGGTCGGCGATCTGCGGATACTCGCGCTTAAACACGAAGTTGTACAGCTCGAACAGCGAACCCGCTGTTTCAATGCCGGTCGCACCCCCGCCCACAACGACCATGGTCGTCATCGCACGACGTGCCTGTGGATCGTCCGTCCACGCGGCTGCCTCGAACTGTCGCAGCACATGGTTGCGGAGTTCAAGGCTGCCTTCGAGCGTCTTGATGTCGAAGCTGAACCGTCCGATTTCAGCATTCCCGAAGTAGCTGGTTACGGTCCCAGCGGCCAACACCAGATGGTCGTACGGTTCGATCACACTGCCGTCGTGTGCAGTCATAGTGACTGTCTTCGCGTTTGTATCGATCGCACTGACGGTTCCTAGCAGGAATCGCAAGTTCGATTGGCTGCGCAGGATGCCACGGACCGGATACGCGATGTCGCTGGGATCGAGCCCGCAGGTTGCAACCTGATACAGCAGGGGGGTGAACGTGTGGTAGTTGTTACGGTCGACGAGCAAGATATCGACCGGGGCTTTGCGGAGCCCTTTCGCGACGTTCAAACCGGCAAAGCCTGCACCTACGATGACAACTCGCGTGCGCTGCGTTTTCATCGGACGCCTCCTATTCCCTCGATTACCCCATCGTATCAGATTGTGAACTTCGTCACAATAAGTCCGGGCCGTTCGGCAGATGTTCTCACCAACTATTGGGGCGTTATAATCATCGCCTGAATTCGAGAATTGCACAGAACGAGATGGTGAAATGCCCCGCGCACTCCTTAGTGTGTACGACAAGACTGACCTCGTGCCATTCGCGGCCGGGCTGCACGAGATGGGCTGGGATCTGGTCGCCAGCGGCGGTACCGAAAAGGAACTGGTCGCTGCCGGTTTGCGCACTACGCCCGTGGAGCAGTTGACAGGCGAGCCCGAGATGCTCGGCGGGCGCGTCAAGACGCTGCATCCCGCGATCCACGCCGGCCTCTTGGCGCGCGATCGTGATAGCGACAGGGCAGAGCTGCAGGCGCATGGCTACGCACCGATCAACATGGTTGTTTGTAACCTGTACCCGTTTAGCCAAACGGTCGCGCGGTCCGGGGTAACGCTTCCTGACGCCGTCGAGCAAATCGACATCGGTGGCGTGACGCTCATACGTGCAGGGGCCAAGAACTTCTTCAACGTGGTCACGGTATGCGACCCATTCGACTACCCGCGCGTGCTGGCCGCACTGCGCGCCGCCGGTGAGGTCGATATGCCGATGCGCCGCGAGCTAGCGGTCAAGGCGTTTTCTCACACGCGGGATTACGATACGGCGATTCACGCGTACTTGGCCCGCGCGGCAGCGCCCGTAGTGACCGAGGACCAGCCTCTCCCCGACCAGCTCTCGATCGCCGTTCACAAGGTGGAAACCCTGCGTTACGGCGAGAATCCGCACCAGTCCGCGGCGTATTACAGCACATCCGAAGGGGAGGGGCCATTGGGAGGCATCCTGCTCAGCGGAAAGGCGCTCAGCTACACCAACATTCTCGACGTTGACGCTGCGTGGCGCGCGGCTTCCAGTTTCGATGAGCCAGCGGTCGTGATCGTGAAGCACTTGACTCCGTGCGGAATCGCCGTAGGGCAGACCATTGCCGAGGCGTTTCCGAAGGCGCTGGCGTCCGATCCGCTGTCGGCATTCGGCTGCGCCATGGCTGTAAACCGCGAGGTGGACGAAGCGTTCGTTGATTCGCTTGGATCCCTGCTCATCGACGACCTTGCCGCGCCCTCGTTTTCGCAAGGAGCGCTAACGATACTGTCGTCCAAACGCAAGAACTGTCGCCTTATGCAGATCCCGATCCCTTACAGCGGTATCGACCTCGAGATCCGGTCGGTGCATCGTGGTTACCTCGTACAGCACGCGGATATCGGCGACCCGGACGGCACGCAGATGAAGGTGGTCACGAATCGACCGCCGACCGAGGACGAACTGGCCGCAATGAAGTTCGCGTGGAAGGCGATGCAGCACGTCAAGAGCAACGCGATCGTCATTGCAGGCAAGGATGCGACATACGGCATTGGCGGCGGCGTGACGAGCCGAGTGGACGCCGCGCGATTGGCGGTGACGAAGGCAGGCGAGCGCGCGAAAGGCGCGGTCATGGCGTCGGATGGCCTGATCCCGTTCGCTGATGGCCTGGAGGCCGTCGCCGAGGTCGGAGTCACGGCGGTGGTTCAGCCGGGCGGGAGCATCCGCGACGCCGAAGTCATCGAGGCGGCGAACCGCTACAATATCGCGATGGTCTTCACGGGTGTACGACACTTCAGGCACTAGGCCGCGCGGGTGGCTCGGAGATAATAAACGGGGCGGACCACTGGTGATCCGCCCCGTTTAGTTGCGGTCGCAACTCGGCACTAGGCCTTCGCCTTGAGCTCCGAGAGCCGTTCCGCATTCTTGGCAAATGATGCCGACATCTCCGCAAGCGAGTCGCGCTCGCGTTGGACGACTTCAGGCCGCGCACGGCTGGTAAAGCCCTCGTTGGCCAGCATCGACTCGCTCTTGGCGATGCGCGCCGCCAGCGCTGTTTGTTCTTTCTCGAGACGTTCGATCTCTGCCGCGTAATCGATCAGGCCGGCCATCGGCAGATAGAGCACAGCGTCGCTAACCACGACCGATGCCGAGTCTTCTGGCGCGGCTGAGACGAACGTCACCGCCGGCACGTTGCACAGCCGGGCGAATAGGAACGCATGCGTCTCGATATTGGCGCGATGGCTGCCCGGATTGATCGCCGCCGTCACCTTCTTGCTTGGCTCGACGCCGTATTCGGACCGCACGAGTCGCACACTGCGGATCATCTCGATCAGCACGTTCATATCCGCTTCAGCTCGGTCATCGACGCGAGATGTGTCCAGCGTCGGCCACGGCGCGACGATGATCAGCCCGCTGCGAGCCGGCAGATAACTCCAGATTTCCTCGGTCACGTACGGCATGAACGGGTGCAGCAGGCGCAGACTGGCTTCCAGAACGTGGAACAGCACGTTCAACGTCCGGTCGCGTGCCGCGGTATCCTCGCCATACAGCGCATTCTTGCTCGCCTCGATGTACCAATCCGCGAACTCGTCCCACAGGAACGCCCGGATCTGGCGCCCTGCCTCACCGAACTGGTAGATGTCGAACAGGTGCTGCACACTGTCGATCAGCCTATTCAGGCGGCTGAGTATCCACCGCGATGGCACATCCAATTCGCCCAATGCGGGCAGTGAGGGCGTGAATCCATCCGGCAGCGCGGACGTGACGAAGTTGGTCATCTGCCACAGCTTATTGACGAACTTCCACTCGCTCTCGACACGGTCGACATCGAGGTTGACATCGTTGCCGGGCGTGCCGCTGGTGATCAGCGTCAGGCGCAGCGGGTCGGTGCCGTACTTATCCATAATGTCGAGCGGATCGACGACGTTGCCAAGCGTCTTGCTAATCTTGCGGCCGAATTTGTCGCGGACGAGGCCATGCAGGTACACCGTGTGGAACGGAGCCTGATCGGTGAACCACAGCCCGAACATGATCATGCGCGCCACCCAGAAGAACAGGATGTCGTGCCCGGTCTCCATGACGTGCGTTGGGTAGAAGCGCTTCAGATCGTCAGTTTGCTCTGGCCAGCCCAGCGTGCTAAACGGCCACAAGCCGCTGCTGAACCACGTGTCGAGCACGTCGTTGTCCGGCGTCCAGCCATCTCCAGCGGGTGCGGTCTTGCCAACGTGAATCTCGCCGTTCGGCCCATGCCACGCCGGAATCCGATGCCCCCACCACAGTTGGCGGCTGATGCACCAGTCCTCGATATTCTCGAGCCAGTGGAAGAACACCTTCTCGAAGCGTTCGGGCACGAAGCGGATCTTGCCCGTGCGCACGGCGTCGAGCGCCTTGTCGGCCAGCGGCTTCATGCGCACCCACCACTGCTCGGACAGCAGCGGTTCGATCACTTCGCCGCCGCGTTGGCTGCGTGGCACGACCATCGTGTGCTCTTTGACCTCGATCGTCAGGCCGGCGGCCTCCATATCAGCCCATATAGCCTTGCGCGCATCGAAGCGATCCAGACCGGCGTACTTGCCGCCGTTCTCGTTGATGGTGGCATCCTTGTTCATCACGTTGACCAGTGCAAGGCCGTGCCGCTGACCAATTTCATAGTCGTTGAAGTCGTGCGCAGGCGTGATCTTAAGCGCGCCGGTGCCGAATTCGCGGTCGACATACTCGTCCGCAATGACCGGGATTGGTCGGTTCAAGACAGGAACGCGCGCGGTCTTGCCGATCAGGTGACGGTATCGATCGTCCTCGGGATGCACGCACACGGCGGTATCGCCCAGGATGGTCTCAGGACGGGTCGTAGCGACTGGCAGGAAATCACCCCCGTCAATCGGGTATTTGAAGAAGTACAGCTTGCCGGCCTCTTCCTCGCGCTCCACCTCGACGTCGGAGACGGCCGTCTGCAAGCCCGGCGACCAGTTGACGAGGCGCGGGCCGCGGTAAATAAGCCCCTGCTCGTGCAGGCGGATGAACACGTCGTTCACCGCGCTCGACAACCCTTCGTCGAGCGTGAACCGTTCGCGCGACCAGTCGCACGACGCGGCAAGGCGGCGGAGCTGTCGCGTGATGGTGCCGCCAGCCTCGCGCTTCCACTGCCAAGTCCGCTCGATGAAGGCCTCGCGGCCGATGTCGTGACGTGAAGTGCCTTCGGCCTCGAGAAGCCGCTCGACCACCAGATGGGTGGCGATGCTGGCGTGGTCGGTGCCGGGCACCCATAGGGCGGCTTTGCCGCGCATACGCTCATAGCGGATCATAAGGTCTTCGAGCGACGCGAACAAGGCGTGACCGATATGCAGCGCTCCGGTAATGTTGGGCGGCGGCATCGAAATGACAAATGGCTCGGCGTCTGGTCCGGCAACTTCCGGCTTGAACCAGCCTTCGCGCTCCCAGCGCTCGTAGATGCGCTGTTCGGCCTCGGCAAAGTCGAAGTTTTTGGGCATGGGTTCGGGCATGTGTGTGCTCCTGACTCTCTAGCGGCTCGCGGATAACGGCTTGCGTGCGACGAGCACCCGCTCGGAACGGTCGGGTTCGTCGGTGATGTCGGAAAAGCCCTGCTCGAGCAGGACGACCTTGACCTCGTCGGTCGACAGCGGGCGGTAGCGTACTCGCCGCTTTACCGTCGTGTAGCCGGGGCGCTCGCTGCCCTGTACGATGAACAGGTTTTGCGTCGCCAGTACCGGCGGACCATCGTGCCATTCCCAAATGTCGAACGTGATGAACTCGCTTCCATCGTCGTTTTCGTGTACGAAACCGGGGATGAACTGGGGCCGATCCTCCATGAACGGGGCGAAGTCGCGCATTCCGATGACGAGCACGCCGCCGGGACGCAGCAGCTCGTGGAAGATCATTAGGGTCGTCTCGATCTCCTCGTCCTCGAGCAGATGAGGCAGGCTGTTGCCCTTGCACACGATCGCGTCGAACGGGCCGCTGACGATCTCCTGCAAGTGCAAGAAGTCGATCCGCTCGAACTGGATCTTCTCCAGCACGCCGTATTGTTCAGCGATTTCGCTGGCTTTGCGCAGCATGCCTGCGCTCGGGTCGCACGCCACGACATCGAAGCCCAGCTTAGCCAGCGCGACGGACTGTGTGCCCGCGCCGCAGGCGGCGTCGAGCACGCGCTCGACGCCCTTGTTGCGGAAGATCGCGCGCAGTGACAAGCCCTCGCGGTCGAGCTGGGCTTCCCAATCTCTGTAGAACAGGGGATAGTGCTCGGCGATCGAGTCGTAGAACGCGTTTGTGTCGTTGGTCCGCTGCATCGCGTACTCCAGAAAACAAAAAGCGCCATTCACCACACAAGGGCGAAAGGCGCAAGCTCCGCGGTACCACCTTGATTCCGTGTCGGGAAGACACGGCACTCGAACGCTGTAACGGGCTGGCCCGGCGCGGCTTACCCACGACGCGAGTCGCTTCTGCCGCGCAGCTCATGGGTGACGTTCGTTCGAACCGGATCGGCGGCCGCTTTCAGCCAAGGCGGGCGCTCTCTGCGCGGGGTCGCGAACTACTCTTCCCAATCGGTGCTGTTATGGGTATTGCGATGTGTGATCACTGTAGCACGGGGCCGTCGCAGGCGTCAATCCCTCGGATTTGGGGCAAGTGACGGTAACACGCTCACCGTTGTATTTCGGTCGGAGGCGGCTGTATCATCCCACATAGCTTAGGTTAAGGGTTTGAGTGCGAACGATGCAGGAATGGGTTGTACTGGCGGCGGTAATGCTGCTCGGGCTAGCGGGCTATTGGTCGCTGGTGATCTTTCCGAAGCAGCGCGAATTCAGCAAGCGGCAACGGCTGGTTCGCACGCTGGCAGAGGGCGATGAGGTCATCACCGCCGGTGGATTCATCGCGCAAGTCATCGAGATTCGCGGTGACGAGGGCATCGCCGTGATCGAGATCGCGCCGGGCGTACGGGTCCGCGCTGTAACGGCATCGCTGCTTCAGCAGTTCGATCCCGAAGAACTGGCTCGCAACGCGCAGATGGGCCGCCAAGCGGAAGAGGCCGGTGAACAGCATGCTTAGCTTTGTGCGCCGGCAGCTTGAGGCCAGCATGTAATGAAGCGTACGGTGCGCTGGTTCACGCTCCTGTCATTTGCAGCGGTCATCGTTGTTGGTGTGCGTCAGTCTTCTGTCGCGGCTCAGGGTATACCGACGGTTGCTCAGGCAGACGGCGCCGAATCAACCGGGATTCCGCTCGAACTGGTCGATCTTTCCGGGCTGACGGCCGCCGACACCGCGCTGCTGATTGACCAACTGATACTGACGACCGCTCAGGTCGAGCGTGGCGTGTCGAGCACCACATTGTCGGACGCGGTGCCGCCGCGCCATTTGCACCCGGTGACAAGCCAGCCGTTTACAACAGTATTGACCGGTGCTGCCGTTGCGCACGCTGAAGCGCACTTTGACTCGATCACTGGCAGCCACCGGGTCGACGTTGAACTGAGTGATGCTGGCGGCGAAGTGTTGGCTACGTTCACGGAGTCGCGTATCGGCGAGGCGATGGGCATCGTCGTTGACGGGCGAGTCGTGTCGGCGCCGATTGTCCGCACCCGGCTCGGTAAGCGATTTGTCGTCGAAGGCAGTTTCAGCGCGGAGGAGGCGCGAGAACTGGCGGCTCGGCTGATGAATGCGAGCCCATTGCCGCGGGACGCTTTCCCGGATATCAGCGATCTCCAACTTCTTCCGGTAGATTTCAGCTTGATCGTAGACTCAATCGGTGCGATTCTTCTTCTCGTTGTGATCCTGCGCTTGTAGAGTCACCGACCACATAGCATCAATCGTTCAGTCAGAGGGTGGAAAGACCGGCGCACGAAGCCGTTCTTGCCCTATGTACTGCCGGACGGGTCTATCTTCTGGCTCGCACTCATTCCTCACGGGCACAACGCGGCCTATGCCAATTCAGCCATGTGGCTGATCACGGCAAGCGGCCAACAGGGAGAGGTTATCGATGACACGTTATTACCGATGGATGGTACTCGTTACCCTCCTAACGGCATTTGCGATCTGGGTCGCGACGCCGCTGTCCAACGGGTTCACGCTCGACACGGACAACGACGGCCAGCCCGACCTCGCGATCAATGAGCAGCCCCTAGGCCTCGATTTGGTTGGCGGCGTGCGCGTGCTGCTCGAAGCTGCGTTGCCATTCGGGACGTACTCCCGTGACGACTTGCAGCGCGCTGCCGAAAATGTCGAGCGCCGCGTCAACGGCCTCGGACTGACTGAGGCGACGGTACAGGTCGTCGGAGACACGCGCATTCTGGTCGAACTGCCGGGTGTAACCGACAAGCAGCAGGCCGTCGATACGATCAAGGCTACGGCGCTGCTCGAGTTTGTCGACTTCGGCGGGCTGAGTGGGGGTGAGGTCTCAAGCCTGATCGATCAGCGCGTGCTCACCACTGCGCAGGATCAACTGCTGCGCGCGCGTGAAGAGGCAGGCGATGCGGGCGCGCGGGCGTTTGCACCGACAATTTTGAACCCACGTACAGGTCAGCCGTTCAGCACGGCATTGACCGGCGCCGACCTTGCGGCGGCAGCGGCGCAGTTCGACATCAACTCCGGTGACTTCTACATCGCTGTCGAACTGACCGACGCAGGCGCAGCAGCGTTCTCAACCTACACCGGGTCGCGGGTTGGTGAGCCAATGGCGATCGTGCTTGACAGCGTCGTGCTGTCAGCCCCGTACATCCGCGACCGGCTCGATCGACGGTTCGTCATCGAAGGCGACTTCACCCAGGACGAAGCCAACACCCTCGCGCTTCAACTGCGCAGCGGTGCGCTTCCGATCCCGCTGCGGGAAGAGGCCGTGACCGACGTCGGAGCGACGCTCGGGCAGCAGTCCGTCAACCTGAGCATCCGCGCCGGCATCATCGGCGTGATCGTCGTGTTGACGTTTATGGTGTTGTATTATCGTGTTCCAGGCACCGCGGCCGCGCTGGCGTTGCTCGTGTTCGCAGTCCTCAATCTCGCAATATTCAAACTGCTGCCGGTCACGCTCACACTGCCAGCGATCACCGGGTTCCTCATCTCGATCGGGACGGCGGTCGACGGCAACATCCTGATCTTCGAACGCATCAAGGAAGAACTGCGGGCCGGCAAGCCTCTCGGCACCGCGCTCGACAACGGCTTTAGCCGGGCCTGGGGCTCGATCCGGGACTCGAACACGTCGACCATCATCATCTGCGCGGTGCTCTTCTTCTTCGGCCAAACGCCCGGAGCAAGCGTAGTCAGCGGCTTCGCGATCACGCTGATCCTCGGCCTGGTCATCAACCTGTTCACGGCCACGATTGTGACGCGGACATTCCTCTATATCCTCGCGCAGTGGCTGCAGAAGCCGCTGACCGAGCGCAAATGGCTGTTGGGCGCGTAGGCGCGGGCAAGGACGACACACATGTTCAACTTGGTAGAACGCCGGCGCTGGTTCTTTCTTCTCTCGGCCGCGGTCATCCTGCCCGGCATCATCGCGATGGTCTACTCGACGCTCACCACTGGTGCGCCGTTTCGGCTGAGTATCGAATTCGTCGGTGGGAGCATCTAT
This window contains:
- a CDS encoding valine--tRNA ligase; the encoded protein is MPEPMPKNFDFAEAEQRIYERWEREGWFKPEVAGPDAEPFVISMPPPNITGALHIGHALFASLEDLMIRYERMRGKAALWVPGTDHASIATHLVVERLLEAEGTSRHDIGREAFIERTWQWKREAGGTITRQLRRLAASCDWSRERFTLDEGLSSAVNDVFIRLHEQGLIYRGPRLVNWSPGLQTAVSDVEVEREEEAGKLYFFKYPIDGGDFLPVATTRPETILGDTAVCVHPEDDRYRHLIGKTARVPVLNRPIPVIADEYVDREFGTGALKITPAHDFNDYEIGQRHGLALVNVMNKDATINENGGKYAGLDRFDARKAIWADMEAAGLTIEVKEHTMVVPRSQRGGEVIEPLLSEQWWVRMKPLADKALDAVRTGKIRFVPERFEKVFFHWLENIEDWCISRQLWWGHRIPAWHGPNGEIHVGKTAPAGDGWTPDNDVLDTWFSSGLWPFSTLGWPEQTDDLKRFYPTHVMETGHDILFFWVARMIMFGLWFTDQAPFHTVYLHGLVRDKFGRKISKTLGNVVDPLDIMDKYGTDPLRLTLITSGTPGNDVNLDVDRVESEWKFVNKLWQMTNFVTSALPDGFTPSLPALGELDVPSRWILSRLNRLIDSVQHLFDIYQFGEAGRQIRAFLWDEFADWYIEASKNALYGEDTAARDRTLNVLFHVLEASLRLLHPFMPYVTEEIWSYLPARSGLIIVAPWPTLDTSRVDDRAEADMNVLIEMIRSVRLVRSEYGVEPSKKVTAAINPGSHRANIETHAFLFARLCNVPAVTFVSAAPEDSASVVVSDAVLYLPMAGLIDYAAEIERLEKEQTALAARIAKSESMLANEGFTSRARPEVVQRERDSLAEMSASFAKNAERLSELKAKA
- a CDS encoding class I SAM-dependent methyltransferase: MQRTNDTNAFYDSIAEHYPLFYRDWEAQLDREGLSLRAIFRNKGVERVLDAACGAGTQSVALAKLGFDVVACDPSAGMLRKASEIAEQYGVLEKIQFERIDFLHLQEIVSGPFDAIVCKGNSLPHLLEDEEIETTLMIFHELLRPGGVLVIGMRDFAPFMEDRPQFIPGFVHENDDGSEFITFDIWEWHDGPPVLATQNLFIVQGSERPGYTTVKRRVRYRPLSTDEVKVVLLEQGFSDITDEPDRSERVLVARKPLSASR
- a CDS encoding preprotein translocase subunit YajC; translated protein: MQEWVVLAAVMLLGLAGYWSLVIFPKQREFSKRQRLVRTLAEGDEVITAGGFIAQVIEIRGDEGIAVIEIAPGVRVRAVTASLLQQFDPEELARNAQMGRQAEEAGEQHA
- the purH gene encoding bifunctional phosphoribosylaminoimidazolecarboxamide formyltransferase/IMP cyclohydrolase → MPRALLSVYDKTDLVPFAAGLHEMGWDLVASGGTEKELVAAGLRTTPVEQLTGEPEMLGGRVKTLHPAIHAGLLARDRDSDRAELQAHGYAPINMVVCNLYPFSQTVARSGVTLPDAVEQIDIGGVTLIRAGAKNFFNVVTVCDPFDYPRVLAALRAAGEVDMPMRRELAVKAFSHTRDYDTAIHAYLARAAAPVVTEDQPLPDQLSIAVHKVETLRYGENPHQSAAYYSTSEGEGPLGGILLSGKALSYTNILDVDAAWRAASSFDEPAVVIVKHLTPCGIAVGQTIAEAFPKALASDPLSAFGCAMAVNREVDEAFVDSLGSLLIDDLAAPSFSQGALTILSSKRKNCRLMQIPIPYSGIDLEIRSVHRGYLVQHADIGDPDGTQMKVVTNRPPTEDELAAMKFAWKAMQHVKSNAIVIAGKDATYGIGGGVTSRVDAARLAVTKAGERAKGAVMASDGLIPFADGLEAVAEVGVTAVVQPGGSIRDAEVIEAANRYNIAMVFTGVRHFRH
- a CDS encoding NAD(P)/FAD-dependent oxidoreductase — its product is MKTQRTRVVIVGAGFAGLNVAKGLRKAPVDILLVDRNNYHTFTPLLYQVATCGLDPSDIAYPVRGILRSQSNLRFLLGTVSAIDTNAKTVTMTAHDGSVIEPYDHLVLAAGTVTSYFGNAEIGRFSFDIKTLEGSLELRNHVLRQFEAAAWTDDPQARRAMTTMVVVGGGATGIETAGSLFELYNFVFKREYPQIADLEPKVVLIEATDRLLAPYPERLRAAAVRQLESLGVDVRLGVKVMHARPGAVSLSDGTTIETHTLVWAAGIEGSPLARSLGVSLERGGRIPVNGDLTAVGLEGVYVIGDMAYLVDPATGQPHPQVIPVAIQMAKIAAANIVAALEGREAKSFVYFDKGMMATIGRSRAVAWPFNRVQLTGYIAWLTWLMLHLLWLLGFRNRLSVLLNWVWSYFTYDRSVKIIVNPAARRRPAEPAVEDPVAR
- the secD gene encoding protein translocase subunit SecD; amino-acid sequence: MTRYYRWMVLVTLLTAFAIWVATPLSNGFTLDTDNDGQPDLAINEQPLGLDLVGGVRVLLEAALPFGTYSRDDLQRAAENVERRVNGLGLTEATVQVVGDTRILVELPGVTDKQQAVDTIKATALLEFVDFGGLSGGEVSSLIDQRVLTTAQDQLLRAREEAGDAGARAFAPTILNPRTGQPFSTALTGADLAAAAAQFDINSGDFYIAVELTDAGAAAFSTYTGSRVGEPMAIVLDSVVLSAPYIRDRLDRRFVIEGDFTQDEANTLALQLRSGALPIPLREEAVTDVGATLGQQSVNLSIRAGIIGVIVVLTFMVLYYRVPGTAAALALLVFAVLNLAIFKLLPVTLTLPAITGFLISIGTAVDGNILIFERIKEELRAGKPLGTALDNGFSRAWGSIRDSNTSTIIICAVLFFFGQTPGASVVSGFAITLILGLVINLFTATIVTRTFLYILAQWLQKPLTERKWLLGA